Proteins encoded within one genomic window of Ovis aries strain OAR_USU_Benz2616 breed Rambouillet chromosome 1, ARS-UI_Ramb_v3.0, whole genome shotgun sequence:
- the GJA4 gene encoding gap junction alpha-4 protein: MGDWGFLEKLLDQVQEHSTVVGKIWLTVLFIFRILILGLAGESVWGDEQSDFECNTAQPGCTNVCYDQAFPISHIRYWVLQFLFVSTPTLVYLGHVIYLSRREERLRQKEGELRALPAKDPRVERALAAIERQMAKISVAEDGHLRIRGALMGTYVASVLCKSVLEAGFLYGQWRLYGWTMEPVFVCQRSPCPYLVDCFVSRPTEKTIFIIFMLVVGLISLVLNLLELAYLLCRCLSRGVRARQRQDAPPAPGTSSEPYADQVFFYLPMGEGPSSPPCPTYNGLSSSEQNWANLTTEERLASSRAPLFLDPPPQTGQKSPSRPSSSASKKQYV; this comes from the coding sequence ATGGGCGACTGGGGCTTCCTTGAGAAGCTGCTAGACCAGGTCCAGGAGCACTCGACCGTGGTGGGCAAGATCTGGCTGACGGTCCTTTTCATCTTCCGCATTCTCATCCTGGGCCTGGCCGGCGAGTCGGTGTGGGGCGACGAGCAGTCGGATTTCGAGTGTAACACGGCCCAGCCAGGCTGCACCAATGTCTGCTACGACCAGgccttccccatctcccacaTCCGCTACTGGGTGCTGCAGTTCCTCTTCGTCAGCACGCCCACCCTGGTCTACCTGGGCCATGTCATCTACCTGTCTCGGCGCGAGGAGCGCCTTCGGCAGAAGGAGGGGGAGCTCCGGGCGCTGCCAGCCAAGGACCCACGCGTGGAGCGGGCGCTGGCAGCCATAGAGCGCCAGATGGCCAAGATCTCGGTGGCGGAAGACGGTCACCTGCGGATCCGTGGGGCGCTGATGGGCACCTATGTGGCCAGCGTGCTCTGCAAGAGCGTGCTGGAGGCGGGCTTCCTGTATGGCCAGTGGCGTCTCTATGGCTGGACCATGGAGCCTGTGTTTGTGTGCCAGCGCTCACCCTGCCCCTACCTCGTGGACTGCTTCGTCTCTCGCCCCACGGAGAAGACTATCTTCATCATCTTCATGCTGGTGGTCGGACTCATCTCCCTGGTGCTCAACCTGCTGGAGCTGGCGTACCTGCTGTGCCGCTGCCTCAGCCGGGGGGTGAGGGCCCGGCAGCGCCAGGATGCGCCTCCAGCCCCGGGCACCTCCTCGGAGCCTTACGCCGACCAGGTCTTCTTCTACCTCCCCATGGGCGAGGGGCCCTCATCCCCGCCATGCCCCACCTACAACGGGCTGTCGTCCAGTGAGCAGAACTGGGCCAACCTGACTACAGAGGAGAGGCTGGCTTCTTCCAGAGCCCCCCTCTTCCTGGACCCACCCCCCCAGACTGGCCAGAAATCCCCCAGTCGCCCCAGTAGCTCTGCTTCCAAGAAACAGTATGTGTAA